aaataaagttagtagatggtttttcattaaaatgaacttaatccaaacccttttcattaaagcttccatgattaaattattattgaagtattaattattgttttttatttatttattaagagcacttccatttgttaaaaaaaatcctGGAAAATAGGCAATTCAATCCCATATAAATAGTAACTGATTTTAGTAACTGTCCAATTGTGTCTCCACTACTCCTAGacaattcgtattaaaatattattaattttttaataaaataataaaacataattttatttttaatttgggaTAATAATAAACGATTGGTTGaatgtatttgaaaatattgaaatgtagtgTTAGGTGGGAGAAACATGtttgggtatttatagaaaaatattataatctttttattttttgtatttttaattaactttttataattttttatatttttaattacgaCTGATACCAGCCTTGTGTCACATGGCTTTTGGGCTGGGCGAGTCAATTTTTGCCCTAGGTGAGCAACCAGGCTCTCTTAGAGCGCATTGGATTGGAAAGGGCTGAAGGAGTTTTAGGGAGGAGATTTAATCCACAATCACCTTCAGGATTTTACAGGGCTGAAAGTACTACTGTGAAATCTCGTTCTTGGATTTTATTGTTATAATCTATGTAATTGTTtgattgagattttatattatttttcgggaatttatattaatttatttgaatttagattttaattaaattagttacgaagtttgaagtttggaaattagTTATTTAAAATCCGTAGGCCtttcacaatttatattttcgaATAAAGCTCGATCTCACGAACGCGTAGGCACAAACCGTTCGTAAAACGAAGTTATAACGAaggagttattaacgtttaaagttaaggacattttggtaattttcctTCAATCTATAAGGCTCCAAATTTTCTGGAGCAATGAGAAATGCCACATGTGTGGTTgggatgaaaggaaaagaagagaaaggagagagatagACGGTTGTGATGGAAAGGAAAgaggagaaaggagggaaaggagagGGGATGGACTaatcaaaaaagaaagaacggaggggaaaagagagaaagggGAAGCGGGGGAATCCTTGACTCGCACCCTTTGCGACTCGACCCGGCGGTAGCACGAGTTTTCCGACACCATACACGGCGTTTCACGGTGAATCGCCGCCATCCATCACTTAGAAACAACCCCCTAGCCTTCCCTATACCAATTCCACCCCAAAATGCATACAAATTGGCCTTGAAATTGTGGAAACCGCATCAGTGGATGCGCGGGTTCTTAGTTGTCGATCcaccaaatttgaaaacaaatttctTTGATCACCACCACCTTTAGCATCCTCTGGAGGCTaagaacaaagcccaaaaaaGTTTGGGGGCGGCGGAGCTGTTTTGAAGTCAAATTAAGAACACCCAAATTCAAGGATTTCTGGCGGGTTCGAGGGAAATTGGagcttttcccggccaaattggccttggtcacaggtatgaaacttgctctactcattgagatctacaattatgtgaattttggtaatttttggaattaGTTGGATTTTCTAGCGAGTCGGGGCAGCTAGCTACCGTGTGAGGTGGCGCGTGGCCGAAACCCCACCTGACCATTCGAGACTAATTTTGATGCCTTGATTCCATATTTGATATCCGTTTAGTGGAATTCCTATGTCTTAATATAGTTTCATTGTTGACCACTTAGTTGGCCGCCACAAGGTTATtatatgaattgacgatccgactgttggatcgGCACCAAACTTAAATATgtaatagtacataatattttaggATAGTTGAACTtgacggatcgggaatccgacgtacggatcttcccgaattggattcctaagtttgaaaaatcaaatgttgaccgccacttgaaaTTGTGATTGGCGAAGATTTGactgttggatcgtaatgaaattttagtacgTTGTTCTAGAAGAATAATGTAGACTTTGGGAAGTTACGAATCAAAAATTTGATGGGCGGATCTTCCGCTTTAGATTTCTAGGATTGTGGACCCTACTCTCGACCTTGATCGACGGTTGGCTTTTTAATCAACTAGTTGAGTTCTTCTAGCGTGTCGGTTATCTTAGAGTGCGGATGAGATTTCATGGAGCTTGATGGACTCATTGTGATGACGTGTCTTCTCGGTTGACGTATGACTCGATTTGCGTACTAGTGGCATTGTATTATATTATACTTGTTTATTAAGTATGTTTTGATTTATGCATTGAAAACGTTTGTGGAATGCGGTTTGATTTGTATGATTAGTATGACatgatgaaatgtgatttgacgtgcatatttgaAATGTGGTTTAATTCGCTTGATTAGTTTGATGTGATGATATGTGAGGGCTAGAAGTGGACCATTAACCCATTGttatggggtttgttgcttcgagACTTGtttcacatatcatatcattatttcatttctcgTTTCGTTGAGCTATTCTAAATTTTGTACTTGTGCTTTGTTTCATTTCGTTGAGCCTTtggtttatgttttgtttctttgagcCGTTGATATATTCCTTGGCCTTTCGCTCAATTTCGCTGAGTGATCCGGAACTAGGTATCCGATAgggtttcgttgagtggtccagtTCCCTACTCCAtctggattccgttgagtggtccggaatccttcgTGATCTGCGATTCCGTTAAGTGGTTTGGAATCGTATCCAGCTTGGATTTCATTGAGTGATTCGATATGCATtgtactccgcgattccgttgagtggtccagaatcgtatccacttggattccgttgagaggtCCGGAATCCCTTTACTCcgtggttccgttgagtggtccgaaatcgTATCCTGATTTAGATTtcattgagtggtccggaatcccctttGGTGTCTTGGTTTCATTGAGTGGTCCGAAACCCGATGTTGAtggatttcattgagtggtccgaaatcgcatcatttgacttgttgattccttagatttgattttaGCTTCAGAGATGTAGGCTTCAGCCAAACTGTGTCGCTCTAGCCCTGCATTTCAGTGTATTGTATATGTTATTGATTGGTGTGATTATTGGATGGTGTTGGAATGCATATGTGTGGGTGAATGGCAAGATGACTAGAGAATATTATTGTGCTTTGTTGAATGTTCCTTAAGGTGATGGATGCCATAAATCGTGGTATTATGTTGAGACATTGTGGTTTATGTGATGAATGTTCGAGTGTAGTGAAAGatgaactacaaatggcttgatccctgtttagggtacgtaggcaatctaacaaTGAGGTTAGATGCAGCTATAAAGTGTACGAAAAATTACTATGCAGTTAGATCGTGAGTTGTGCTTTGCACATATCCCGAAGgcggggtatgttagatatacatgTAATTGGTGATGTCACGAGTTGATCTTGGACGTATGTTGGGATCGAGGTGTGACAACTACAgtgtagtatttctcttcacttgtaagtgagaggtcttaggttcgattctcgtcaaaggcaaatttgaactccattattgctagcccattgagAAGCTTAATCGATCTTCCTCTcatttaatgtaaataatattgtttgttaaaaaaacaattataaatTTAGGCTACTTAGCATTACACGATGAACGTACGTTTCAATCTTGTAACATGAGTTGTTTTATGGTCTAAGATATGCAGGATCAGTATACACACTTCTAATGATTGTTCTAAAAAATCCTCGCCTAAGTGCTAGGCGGCTGGTCACTGCCCCGATTAATGCTTAGGCGTTTGACAATTAAGAAAGGGCTCCTAGACCTGCTGGGGCACCCGTCTAGCTTGTCCAGACTCGCCTAAACACCagcctaggttgcaactcacttagataaaaaatagataaatttccttttgcattttattgtttccaataagttgtaagagacttattgaacacttaaataaacacacattatatgtttgctcctcatattttcattatgttccaatacttcataatatatatgtaattttattttctagtttatgatgaaattatatatatatatatatattaagataaacatacacttatttacacgaaatacaatagatttacttaaatcatTATAGTCCGCCTAGGCTCCACCTAGCCATCTAGGCGCTATGCCCCAACCCACTGTCCAACTAGCCTAACCATCTAAGCGCTAGGCCCAACTAGCGCTTAGTGTATTTTAGAACTTCTAATATAGGGTATTGGGCTTACATTACAACCGGTCataaaaatccaaatttcaaaaccGGAGACCCACGAATATCGAGTATAAATACTTCAGATCTCCTTTAAACAAATTGTCATTCTTTCCGGGccgtgtctctctctttctctctcctctttcagACTCTTTCAGAGAGGCGTGATGGACTTCTCGTTAAGAGAACCGACGAGGATAAGCGGCCGGGAGAAGCGGCTGCGGAGGGTAATATTGCCGGCAATCCGAGGGCAAAACTGTCCAATATGCTTGGTTGCCGTGGAAGCTCGCAGCGCAGCGGTGCTCTCGTCCTGTAACCACGCGTACTGCGTCCGTTGCATCCGGAAGTGGAGCAATTTGAGACGAAAATGCCCTCTCTGCAACGCCGACTTCGACTCCTGGTTCTCGCAAATCAGCCTCTCTTCCCGAAGCTTCCACAAAGAACATTTACCTCCTTTGAATCGCACTTCTAGTGCTAGAAGCTTCGGCCTTCAACACGAAGAGCatcctccaaggtctgaattttgtgacattttagtttttgatcCACCGGTTTCGTTAAATTTGCAATTCCGAGCTcaaattttgctattttgtgtttaattaggCATGTGAGTAGTAGTGAACGGCGGCGATCAAGGCCGATGCCGTGGCGGCGATCGTTTGGACGGCCAGGATCGGTCGGTCCTGATACGGTTGCGGAGAGAAAGCTCCAATGGCGAGCTAGGTAACACTTCACACTGAATTTTATTG
This Pyrus communis chromosome 6, drPyrComm1.1, whole genome shotgun sequence DNA region includes the following protein-coding sequences:
- the LOC137737338 gene encoding uncharacterized protein, which gives rise to MDFSLREPTRISGREKRLRRVILPAIRGQNCPICLVAVEARSAAVLSSCNHAYCVRCIRKWSNLRRKCPLCNADFDSWFSQISLSSRSFHKEHLPPLNRTSSARSFGLQHEEHPPRHVSSSERRRSRPMPWRRSFGRPGSVGPDTVAERKLQWRASVYDRRLQAVPSASRNRLQVSVPINDGVKERILQRIEPWIRRELQALLGDGDPSIIVHVATSLFIASLENKDQVLPGQCDVRGDPLASLRPFLVDRTDVFWHELRCFAESPFNMETYDAVVEYKSLR